A single Acropora palmata chromosome 5, jaAcrPala1.3, whole genome shotgun sequence DNA region contains:
- the LOC141882475 gene encoding D-inositol 3-phosphate glycosyltransferase-like codes for MMSRYEVSEQADTVREILNITLLASEWKSSTGDLSTLNRELAINLSQIQNVKVSLLVPEGACNDEDKREARSFGISILDAKKCVAVEPLLWLSNPPQDHKIDVIVGHGVKLGRQVQLVKRQVQFQNCKWVHVVHTAPEDLGKYKDYSNPISRGEEKLWHEVDLCKSADLVVPVGPKLEKSYHGYLQSSEKSGDFVELIPGLFEREFGDLVAKQKPKDERDDFMVLLCGRGDEEDFEVKGYDIAVEAFADQRMKGKHYSLCFVGSPGGKQDEVRERLLNCGIDKKQLTVREFVKSREKMKDLFCEVDMAIMPSKSEGFGLVALEALSAGLPILVGSNSGFASAIENVPFGSYCIVDSDDPAEWAKAIQRVRGKHGVILKETKMLKESYGNEYCWKTQCEELVDRLWKMVYGTSGDQAVAADDLVEECQRFQ; via the exons ATGATGTCACGATATGAAGTATCTGAGCAAGCAGATACAGTGAgggaaatattaaacattactCTCCTAGCAAGTGAATGGAAGTCATCAACTGGTGATTTGTCAACATTAAATAGGGAACTTGCAATTAATCTGTCACAGATACAAAATGTGAAAGTTTCACTGTTGGTCCCAGAGGGTGCTTGTAATGATGAAGACAAAAGGGAGGCTAGAAGTTTTGGCATCAGTATTCTTGATGCAAAGAAATGTGTTGCTGTTGAACCTCTCCTTTGGTTGAGCAACCCACCTCAGGATCACAAAATAGATGTTATTGTTGGTCACGGTGTAAAACTTGGTCGTCAAGTGCAACTCGTTAAAAGACAGGTGCAATTCCAAAATTGTAAGTGGGTACATGTGGTCCATACTGCACCAGAAGACCTCGGTAAATATAAGGACTATAGTAATCCAATTTCAAGAGGTGAAGAGAAGCTCTGGCATGAGGTTGATCTTTGTAAGAGTGCTGACCTTGTTGTTCCAGTGGGACCAAAGCTTGAAAAATCTTACCATGGGTATTTGCAGTCAAGTGAAAAAAGTGGGGACTTTGTTGAGCTCATTCCTGGTCTTTTTGAGCGTGAGTTTGGAGATTTGGTTGCAAAGCAGAAGCCCAAAGATGAGAGGGATGATTTTATGGTGTTGTTGTGTGGACGTGGTGATGAGGAGGATTTTGAAGTCAAAGGGTATGACATTGCTGTCGAAGCCTTTGCTGATCAGCGAATGAAAGGGAAACATTACTCTTTGTGTTTCGTGGGTTCACCTGGAGGAAAGCAGGATGAGGTCAGGGAAAGGCTGCTCAATTGTGGAATTGATAAGAAACAGCTGACAGTGAGAGAGTTTGTAAAGAGCagagaaaaaatgaaggatCTTTTCTGTGAAGTGGACATGGCCATCATGCCTTCAAAATCAGAGGGATTTGGCCTTGTTGCCCTTGAAGCCCTGTCAGCTGGCTTACCCATTCTAGTTGGGAGCAACTCAGGATTTGCAAGTGCAATAGAGAATGTTCCTTTTGGATCATACTGCATAGTTGATTCAGATGATCCTGCTGAGTGGGCTAAGGCTATTCAACGTGTTCGTGGTAAACATGGAGTGATTCttaaagaaaccaaaatgCTGAAAGAGAGTTATGGCAATGAGTACTGTTGGAAAACACAATGTGAAGAACTTGTTGACAGATTATGGAAGATGGTTTATG GGACCTCTGGTGATCAAGCCGTAGCAGCAGATGACTTGGTTGAAGAATGTCagaggtttcaatag
- the LOC141882492 gene encoding uncharacterized protein LOC141882492, with translation MATAASDEEVPVTQEDTEWMTREKKAGVKRENTDWLTRLEKARVKREDTDWRTRKEKAGVKQEDIDWRKEKAGVKRENTDWLTRLEKARFKREGTDWMTRKEKAGVKQEDTDWMTSKETLGEKTDLT, from the exons ATGGCCACAGCTGCAAGCGATGAGGAAGTACCA gttaCACAGGAAGACACAGAGTGGATGACTAGAGAGAAAAAGGCCGGA gTTAAACGAGAGAACACAGACTGGTTGACAAGACTAGAAAAGGCCAGG gttaAGCGAGAAGACACAGATTGGAGGACTAGAAAGGAAAAGGCTGGA gtTAAGCAGGAAGACATAGATTGGAGAAAGGAAAAGGCTGGA gTTAAACGAGAGAACACAGACTGGTTGACAAGACTAGAAAAGGCCAGG tttaagCGGGAAGGCACAGATTGGATGACTAGAAAGGAAAAAGCCGGA gttaAGCAGGAAGACACAGATTGGATGACTAGCAAGGAAACACTGGGCGAAAAAACGGATTTGACGTGA
- the LOC141881438 gene encoding uncharacterized protein LOC141881438, whose product MEKARASRSTLHMASVDGQYEEVKRHLSSGCAVDVKDQFLLTPLHLACWYGQESVVKLLLEHGADVNATDKFQFTPLHKAERRSHNSMKKLLLDHKARPTLQQPPSLRTLGRRAFTRTDEHSGFNLLQAAVLDGDDDTVTKASVHLENFVEEMNCRTTGEKASIFPGKSAADIWSAVKGRIGIHSSISEICKEFVEFEKTLTRLHSCAKGNDVEMAIELVLNDEMDINVAAKGDITPLVWASPAASSLSIKTLIDLGADVDARTFQESTFNFRSDTALRSAIHGNNANVVKVLLSNKADANIADLKGNTVLHSSTSKRFFNISQLLIDSGCKVNGRNSSGETSLHSAVRGKNVAVVKLLLRNNADANIQNNQGNTPLHISTREGLSDISQLLVDSGCKINMRNNVGETPLHSTVRGENVADVNFLLSNNADANIWDTFGDTPLHISTREGFCDISQFLVDSGCKINVRNDGGETPLHSSVCGKNMADVKILLRNNADANIRDTSGDSPLHVSTREGFCDISQLLVDSGCKINVRNDGGETPLHSSVCGKNIADVKLLLKNNADANIEDYQGNTPLHLSTREGLCDISRLLVDSGCKINVRNYEGETPLYSALRGMNVADVQLLLRNNADANVRDTFRDTPLHISTREGFFEISQLLVDAGCKINRRDISGETPLHSAVHREHVADVELLLKNNADANIQNTSGNTPLHTSLRRGFSNISQLLIDSGCNRNLTNREGKKPLDLEPFPPLSGDEEDL is encoded by the exons ATGGAAAAAGCAAGA GCATCTAGAAGCACTCTTCACATGGCCTCAGTCGATGGACAATATGAGGAAGTCAAAAGGCATCTTTCCAGTGGATGTGCGGTTGACGTAAAAGATCAG TTTTTGTTGACACCATTGCATCTTGCTTGTTGGTATGGACAGGAATCTGTTGTCAAGCTCTTGTTAGAGCATGGTGCAGATGTCAATGCCACAGATAAG tttcagttcaCTCCTTTGCACAAAGCTGAACGACGCAGTCATAACTCGATGAAAAAACTGCTCCTTGACCATAAAGCAAGACCAACGCTTCAACAACCA CCTAGTCTAAGAACATTAGGAAGAAGGGCATTTACACGCACAGACGAGCATTCAGGATTCAATCTCCTCCAGGCAGCTGTCTTGGATGGAGATGATGACACTGTCACCAAAGCAAGTGTTCATCTAGAGAACTTTGTGGAGGAGATGAACTGCCGAACAACTGGTGAGAAGGCTTCCATTTTCCCCGGAAAGTCAGCAGCAGATATTTGGTCAGCCGTTAAAGGGAGGATTGGAATTCATTCTTCTATTAGCGAAATCTGCAAAGAGTTCGTTGAGTTTGAGAAAACTCTTACTCGGCTGCACTCGTGCGCCAAGGGTAATGACGTAGAAATGGCTATTGAACTCGTTTTGAATGATGAGATGGATATCAATGTCGCTGCAAAGGGAGACATCACACCTTTGGTTTGGGCGAGTCCAGCGGCCTCAAGTTTGTCGATCAAAACCCTGATTGATCTTGGTGCAGACGTAGATGCTCGAACATTCCAGGAGAGCACATTTAACTTCCGCAGTGATACCGCACTTCGTTCTGCAATCCATGGCAACAATGCAAATGTCGTTAAAGTGTTACTTTCCAACAAGGCAGATGCTAATATTGCCGACTTAAAAGGAAATACGGTTCTACATTCATCTACTTCGAAGagatttttcaacatttcccAGCTGCTGATAGACTCTGGCTGCAAAGTCAATGGAAGAAACAGCAGCGGTGAAACGTCTCTTCATTCTGCAGTTCGTGGCAAGAATGTAGCTGTTGTTAAGCTTTTACTTAGGAACAACGCCGATGCGAATATTCAGAACAATCAGGGAAATACCCCTCTTCATATATCTACGCGTGAGGGATTGTCcgacatttcacagttgttggTGGACtctggctgcaaaatcaatatGAGAAACAACGTTGGGGAAACGCCTCTTCATTCTACTGTTCGTGGTGAGAATGTAGCTGatgttaattttttacttAGCAACAACGCCGATGCGAATATTTGGGACACATTTGGAGATACCCCTCTTCATATATCTACGCGTGAGGGATTCTGCGACATTTCACAGTTCTTGGTGGACtctggctgcaaaatcaatgtgaGAAACGACGGCGGAGAAACGCCTCTTCATTCTAGTGTTTGTGGTAAGAATATGGCTGATGTTAAGATTTTACTTAGGAACAACGCCGATGCGAATATTCGGGACACATCTGGAGATAGCCCTCTTCATGTATCTACGCGTGAGGGATTCTGCGACATTTCACAGCTCTTGGTGGACtctggctgcaaaatcaatgtgaGAAACGACGGCGGGGAAACGCCTCTTCATTCTAGTGTTTGTGGTAAGAATATAGCTGATGTTAAGCTTTTACTTAAAAACAACGCCGATGCGAATATTGAGGACTATCAGGGAAATACCCCTCTTCATCTATCTACGCGTGAGGGATTGTGCGACATTTCACGGTTGTTGGTAGACtctggctgcaaaatcaatgtgaGAAACTACGAAGGGGAAACGCCTCTTTATTCTGCTCTTCGTGGTATGAATGTAGCTGATGTTCAGCTTTTACTTAGGAACAACGCCGATGCGAATGTTCGGGACACATTTAGAGATACCCCTCTTCATATATCTACGCGTGAGGGATTCTTcgaaatttcacagttgttggTAGACGctggctgcaaaatcaacAGAAGAGACATCAGTGGTGAAACGCCTCTTCATTCTGCTGTGCATCGCGAGCATGTAGCTGATGTTGAGCTTTTACTTAAGAACAACGCAGACGCGAATATTCAAAACACATCGGGAAATACCCCTCTTCATACATCTTTGCGTCGTGGATTTTCcaacatttcacagttgttgaTAGACTCCGGCTGCAACAGAAACCTGACAAACCGGGAAGGTAAGAAGCCACTTGATCTTGAGCCTTTTCCTCCTCTTTCTGGTGATGAGGAAGATTTATGA